CAGCAAACGCATATTTTTGATCAGATGGATAACCTGCAGTCACCGGCGATCTACTGCATCTACGAAGATCAGGCCGGCGACATGTGGTTTGGCACACGCTTCGGCGGCGCGCTGCGCTATGCCGGGGACGAGTTCGAAGTCTACGACGAGAATGACGGCCTGCCGAGCAAGACGATTTACTTCATTGCCGAGGACCAACAGCAGCGCATGTGGCTGGGCACGAACGACGGCGTGGCTTACTTTGATAGCCCCAAATTTTTTTATTTCGATGCGGCCTCCGGTTTGGCGGATAACGAATGCAACACGCGCGCCGTCATGCGAGACCGCGAGGGCTGGATGTGGTTCGGCACCATCGGCGGGGCTTCGCGCGTGAATGTTGCGGCCGTACCGTTTACTGCCGTGCACCCGCGTGTTGATATTCTCGCGCTCGAAACCAAACACGAAAGCTATCGTAACTTTGCCGATCTCAGACTGCCGGCGAGCACCGCAAATGAGATCAACTTCAAATTCGGCGCGCTTTCCTTCATCAACGAAAACGCCAACACCAACCTGGTGAAACTCGAAGGCTTTGACGACGAGTGGAAGAACCTCGGCGCCGAACATGAGATTCGTTACACCAATCTCGCGCCCAAACAATACACCTTGTGGGTGCGCGGTGTGAATGCTTATGGTCAGGCTTCCTCCGACACCGCCAAAGTTTCGTTCGAGGTTCTGCCGGCATTTTATCAAACCGCCTGGTTCTATGCCGGCTGCGCCCTGCTGCTACTGGGCCTGGGTTACGGCATCTTTCGCCTACGCATGCGACAAGCGCGGGCGCGCGAGCGGGAATTGGAAAAAGCCGTTGCCGAAAAAACTGAGCGCTTACAGGAAACGCATTCGTTTCTCGCCACCGTGAAAGAATCCTTGCCGGTCGGGTTGCTGGTCCTGGACGCCAAGGGCATCATCGTCGACAACAACCGCGCGGCGCAAGAATTGTTCGGCTTTGCGGCAAGTGATTTGCGCGGCCGCGAGCTGCACTCGCTGCTCTCCAGCCCGCTCATGAAACGCGATGCCGTGTGGGAAACTCTCGCCGGACAAAAAGCAGAGATCGATCTCGTGGGCATGCACAAAGACGGGCATCGTTTTGTTTGCCAGATCCACTCGGATCACGTCAGCAACGGTGACGGCAAGCTGCAGTTTTTGATTTTGACTTGCGAAAACATCGACGAACGCAAGCAACTGGAGGCCAAACTTATTGAAAACGAGAAGCAGCTCGCCATGGTGGATTTGATGGCGGGCATGGGTGACGTGCTGAACAACAAGCTTTCCGGCATTCAAGGTTACATTGATATTTTGAAAACCGAGCTGGCTTCGCTCGCCAATCAGGAATCCGCGCGCGCCATTGCCTGGGTGCAAGGCTCGATTCACGACATGAGCAAAGTCATCCGCCAGTTGATCGATTGCAGCGCCTATCTCGTCAAGCAAGCGGTGGTGGCCACAGATTTGCGCCAGGAGTTGCGCCGCCTCGAGCAGCATTGGAACGACAAAATCAAATTTCGCATCACGCCCATGCCCTCGCCCATTCCCGTCGAGGTTATTTCCAAATTCCGCAATGGGCTGGATGAAGCCGTGCTGAACGCAATCGAAGCCGAAGCCACGCAAATCAACATCGAGGTTGAGACCTTGCCGGCAGTGTCGCGCGTGCGCGTGCTGATGACAGACAACGGTCGCGGCATTTCGCCCGAGAATATCACCAAAGTTTTTCTGCCCTTTTTCAAAACCAAGAGCACGCCGCATTCGGGCTTGGGTTTGTGGAAATTGTATCAAGTGATCAAACAATGCGGCGGTGCTGCCGAAGTCGTGGCCCTGCCGAACGGCGGCACGCAACTGCGCCTCACGCTGCCACTGCATGCCTCGGGAAACGGTGTGTCCGACAAGACACTGAGGATGGTCGAGGTAAGTTAAATTTGAAAGGCGATTACGCCAAGAATACTTCAAATCAAAATATTGAATGCTGTCCCCTTCCCTGCCGCGCTTTCCACCGCAATCGTCCCGCCATGTTCTTCGACGATTCTCTTGACCATCGTCAAACCCAGGCCAGCGCCGCCGCGTTTGGTGCTGAAATTTGGCTCAAAAATTTTTTCCAACATTTCCGGGGAAAGCCCCGGGCCTTGATCGGCAATGGTCAAGCGGACCTTCTCGCCTTCGCGTCGCGTGCTGATGGTAATCGTGCTGGAGGGCGTGAGACTCGCTTCCAGCGCATTTTTGATCAAGTTATTCAACAAGCGTTTGATCTGCTCGCGATCAAAAGGCCGCCGCGAAACATCAGGCGCAAGATCGGTTTTAATCTGAATCTCGCCGCCCACGCCCTGAAACAAACGCGCCGTAAGTTGAACGACTTCATTTAGATCGCCCGGTTTTAATTCGGCTTTGGGCAAACGCGCAAAGTCGGAAAACTCCTCGGCGAGATGGCGCAAGCTGGCCAACTCTTCTTCAATACTCTGAAATGATTCCTGCACCGCGGATTGCGAGGCAACGGATTCATCCAACCGCTGGCGCACGCGATAGAGTCCGAGCTGAATCGGCGTAAGCGGGTTTTTGATCTCATGCGCCACTTGCCGCGCCACTTCACGCCATGCGGCCAGCCGCTCGGTGATCACCAGTTTCTCCCGGCTTGTGCGTAATTCGCCAATCATATGATTGAATGAATCGACAAGTTGGCGAATTTCGTCTTTTGCCGTTGCTTCGGCTTGAACCTCCAAATTGCCGCCTGCCACCTGCAGACTTGCCCGCGTGAGCTGTTCAATCGGTTGACTGATGCGTTGCGACAGCAGACGCGCGCTAACAACGGACAGCAAACACAGCACGAGAATTGCCGCGGCCGCACCGCCCCAAATCAACTCGTCTTGCAGCGCGCGTTCTTTGATCAACGACAAGGAGTTGTAAACGCGCATCGCCTGGGCCAAGCGATCTTTGGTCGCAATGATTTCCGGCGAAACAGCATAACCCACCAGCACCATTTCATCTGGGCCTTGTGGCAACCACACGCGGCAATGACTGCGAGACTCGCCGTTGCCCTGAGAAATTGTCTCCAACTCGCTGTCGCGCTGGCCCCATGCTTCTGCCAGACGTTCATCTCCAAAACTCAAACCAAGCTGCCGCGCTTCTTCATCCCGGGCAACGGCCTGCACGAGTTGCACGGCCTCCTGCTCTTTGCGCCAAACCAGAAAATAATCAAACTCCCATTTGCGCAACAGCGCCGGCGTGACCGAATCGCCCTGCACAGCGCGCACAAAACTCTCCGCATGATTTTCAAACTGCTGTTTCATCGCCTGCACGGCATTAAGCATCGTGCCTTCCATTTCGGGGACCAGCAACATGTCGATCGTGCTCGTCGTCAGCGTGCTTGCGACAAACAACAGCGGCACGCTCGGCACAATCGCAAACAACAAAAACAGGGCCGTCAAGCGTACCTGAAAGCGTGAACGCCGGGTGGGATGCCACCAAAGGTAAGCGAGATAACACGCGAGGAGGAAAAGAATGATTGCCAGCCAGAGGAGGAAGATTTGCATGCTGGATGCTGGATGCTGGATACTCGTTACTCGTTGCTCGTTGCTGGTTGCTGGTTACTGGTTAATGTGTCATCAAGCAAATGTTAGCTGCAACCCACGGCCTGCAATCCGAAATCTGCAATCCACAATCCACAACTACCCCAAATGTTTCCGCTTCAGCAAATACGCCATCAAACCCTGATCGAATGTCATGGCGGTGTCGATGAGCATGTAATCAATGCGATTTTCGCGGCATTGGCGTTTGAACCAGGCGAGATACTCGTCGATTTCCTTTTGCACTGCTGCGCGAATGTGATGCGGTTGCGTGGGCATGCGCAAGCCGGATTCGACATCTTCGAAAATGGCGTCTTCACGAAAATCAAAACGGTAATCGAGGCGGTCGAGCACTTGCAACACCAAAACTTCGTGATGGCGATGGCGAAAATGCTTCAATCCGGTGAGAATTTGTTTAGGCTCGATGTCCAGATCGCGCGGCAGAAAATCCGAGAGTAGAATCACTAGTCCGCGGCGCTTGATTTGCTCGGCCATTTGATGCAGCGAGGCCGCCCAATCAGCATGCTCGCCCGGCTGCGCATTTTCCAATGCGCTGAGCAGGCGCGTGAGATAACTCATCACCGAGCGCGGCGGCAAATAATCTGTGATGCGTTGGTTGAACAGCGTCAACCCGACAGCATCGCGCTGGTGAATCATTAAATAACTCAGCGCCGCGGCCAAATAACTCGCATACTGAAACTTGCTCACCCCCGCAGATTGCGAGATGCCCATCGAAGCGGATTGATCGAGCACGATATAGCATTTGAGATTCGTCTCTTCTTCGAATTGCTTGACATAGAAGCGATCGGTTTTGCCGTAGACTTTCCAATCGAGATGGCGAATCTCATCACCCGGCATGTATTGCCGGTGCTCGGCAAACTCGACACTAAAACCGTGATACGGGCTGCGATGCAGGCCGGTGATGAAACCCTCTACCACCAACCGCGCGCGCAGGCTCATGTTCTGCAGCCGCGAGATGGTTGTGGCTTTGAGATATTTTTTGTGAAGCGGTTCGGTTGGCATGATACGAGATTTACACTTTAAACCTAACACCTTACACAATTGTTTAAGGTGTTAGGTGATAGTCAGCGCCCGTTTTTAATCAACTCATCGATAATCTGCACCGTGGTCACGCCTTCTGCTTCTGCGGAAAAATTCGTAACGAGACGATGCCGCAACACAGGTTTTGCCACTGCGCGAATGTCTTCGATATCCGGCGTCGGGCGGCCGTCGAGAATCGCGCGGGTTTTCGCGCCCAGCACGAGATATTGCGAAGCGCGCGGCCCGGCGCCCCAACTGATCCAATCCTTGATAAACTTGGGCACATCATTTTGATTCGGGCGTGTTTGCCGCGCCAAATGCACGGCGTAGTCCACGACATTATCCGCCACCGGCACTTCACGCACCAAACGTTGCAACTCTGAAATCTTGGCGGCATTCAAAATCTCCCGGAGATTCGCAATATTTCCGCCGGTGGTGTTTTTGACGATCAGCTTTTCTTCTTCAGAACTGGGATAATCGACCCACAAGTTGAACATGAAACGATCGAGCTGCGCTTCGGGCAGCGGGTAGGTTCCCTCCTGCTCGATGGGATTTTGCGTGGCGAGCACAAAAAAAGGTTCGGGCAGTTTGTGGGTTTGTCCCGCAACAGAGACTTCATGTTCCTGCATGGCCTGCAGCAATGCCGCCTGGGTTTTGGGTGGTGTGCGATTGATCTCGTCGGCCAGCACGATATTCGCAAACACCGGCCCGCGCACGAAGCGAAATGCTTTGCGGCCGGTGCTCACATCTTCCTCAATGATTTCGGTGCCGGTGATATCAGAAGGCATCAAATCCGGTGTGAATTGAATGCGACTGAATTTAAGCTCCAACACGCGTGCGAGTGTGCTGATCAACAGCGTCTTTGCCAATCCCGGCACACCCACCAGCAAACAATGGCCGTTGGCCAGCAATGCAATCAAGAGTTGATTGATCACCTCTTTCTGGCCGACAATGACTTTACTGATTTCATCAACAATGGCGTGATGGGCATGCTTGACTTCTTCGATGATGGTCATGTCCTGTGAACTTCTGTTCATAAGAGATGAAACTCCTTATTTATTGAGAAAGAATTGCAATCTTGTGCCGCTACGGCGAGCCATCTTGTTTTTGGAGATGTGCTACAAACCGGGTGCGCTGTTATCTTGAAACGTACATTCATCTTCACGTGTCATCCAGGGATATTGTGACGTACTACCTGAATTTTGCACCAAGTCTGACCGAACCCGCGATGAGCGCGGGCTTGATCAAGATGTCAATTTACCAATTGGGTGAGGCACAAAAAATTTTGCATGAGAACTTGCCGGTAACTCCGAAGGAGTGAAATGGTTATAGTCATGCGCGCACTCCGTTTCTACAAACTCCGAAAGGAGTGGCATGTTCTTTTCATCGAAAGATCAAGGTTTAAAATCGAGCCCATGCAACATTTCACTCCTTCGGAGTTTTGAAGGGTGGTGGGGCGGATTTCACTATAAACATTCCACCGCTTTGCGGTTTGTTTAAGACGATTATCGATTCTTTCTTGTCATATCTCAGCATGCAAAATTCAGGTACTGAGCTTGGCGCCGGATGCTTCACAAGTTTCCTGCGGAATGTCAAAGATGGGTGCTTTTTGAATCAAGGCGGCAACGCTCCACCACCGCGCCACATGCGGTCACGGCGGTCTTTTGGCAAACGCAATGATAACCATTCACCTGCCGAAATGCAATTACATAATTCCCGTTAGATCGGGCAAATTGTCATTTGTTTTTTTGAACCGGCGCGGTATCTTCCTGTAAAAATTCTGTCACAATAAATTCTGGCAAAAAATCATGCCTTACACTCTCAAGATCGGTTCTCTCAAATGCCACATTTTAAGTGATGGCGTTGAAGCGGCGGACGGCGGCGGATTCTTTGGGTTGGTGCCGCGGGTGATGTGGGAGAAAGTGATCGCGCCGAACGAACTCAATCAGGTGCCGGCCGCGCTGCGGGTGTTGCTGATCGAATCGCAGGCAGGCTTGATTCTCGTGGACACGGGTCGCGGCGACAAATTCGATGAGAAGCAACGCAGCATTTTGCGCCTGGGTTCGCGGCGCGAACGGTTAGTAAATGATCTACGCCGAGTTGGCTTCCGGCCGGAAGAGGTCGCGATCGTCATTCTCACGCATTTGCATGCCGATCATGCCGGCGGCGCTACACAGCTCGACGTGAGCTCGCCGACACGTTGGGAGGCGCCGGATCATTCACCCGGCAAAGCCATAGCTACATTTCCCAAAGCAAAATACTTTGTGCAACGTCTCGATCTTGCGGAAGCGAGCTTTCCCAACGAACGCACGCTCGCGACGTATCAATCTTACAACTGGCAGCCGTTGCTCGAGAGCGGGCAGTTGGAGATCATCAACGGCGATTATCAAATCGCGCCCGGTGTGCGCACTGAAGTTGCGCCCGGGCACACTATCAGCATTCAATCTGTTTGGGTGGAAGATCGCGGTGAAAGCTTGCTGTTCCTGGGTGATGCGAGCAGTTGGGCCGTTCATCTCAGCCGGCTCGCCTGGGTTCCGAGCTATGACATTTATCCTATGACCAGCATCGAAAGCAAGCGGCGTTTGCAGCGTGAGGCCCTGGCGAAAAATGCGCTGCTGGTGTTTCAACACGATGGCCAGGTGGTGACCGGCAGATTGATCGAAGGCAAACGAGGCCCCGAGGTTCAGCCGGAGATCACCGAAACGGCCTGGTTTGATGCCTCGGCATGATATGACAATCACCATCACAGAAATGACTGCGCAGGACTGGCGAGCCGTGGCCGCGATTTATCAAGAGGGCATTGACACCGGTGATGCGACTTTCGAAGCTGCGCCGCCGAGTTCATGGGAAGAATGGCGCAAAACGAAACTCAATGCGTGCAGCATTGTTGCGCGTGCGAATGATGAGATCGTTGGTTGGGCGGCGCTCAGTCCGGTTTCGAGCAGAGGCGTTTATGCCGGTGTCGCTGAGGTCAGCGTTTACGTCAGCGCGCCAGCACGCGGCCATAGCGTCGGTTCGCTTTTGTTGGACGCGTTGATCAAGCGATCCGAGGCGCACGGCCTTTGGACGTTGCAGGCCGGCATCTTCCCGGAAAATCAAGCGAGCCTCCGCCTGCATTTGCACCACGGCTTCCGGCAGGTTGGCATTCGAGAAAAATTGGGAAAGATGGCTTATGGTCCGCATGCCGGCAAATGGCGGGACGTTGTGTTGCTTGAACGAAGAAGTGCAACTCAAGGGGTCGAATAAAACTTTAACAATAATTTTACCCGCCAGCCTTGACAAATTCCGATGAGATGGTTAGTTTGTCAACGTTCATTCAAGCCTGCCTCATCACGCGAAGCTGTGCACTGAATCACAAAGCTTATGTGTCCGCGACATGAAGACAAGATTCTTTTTGGGTTTTCTCTGTTGCTGTGTTCCGCTTTTTATCTCGCCCCAGCTCTTCTCTCAGCATGAGCGCGATCCGCATTTTATCAAGCCCACGGTTGATGACGACAGCAAATACACCACGGTCGGCAGCATCGGGATGACGGTTTCCAACTTCGGCACGTTTGGCGACGGCTTTGGCGTGCAAGCGCCGGTCGATCAACCGTCGTGCGAATATCCCAAAGGCTCGGGCATCGAGCATTTGTTCGTCGGCGGGCTTTGGGTGGGCGGCAAACGCGATGACGGCACGGTGTTCGTGACTAGCGGCGCGCGCGATATTTCCTCGCTGCGTGATGTGGCTGCCGGCTTTGAATTCACCAACTCCGACGATCCCAATGATCGCGTCGCCGAGCGCTCGAGCATCATCGACAGCCCGTTTTATTCTCCCCAGGCCATCAGCCATCAAGATTTTATCGCGGATTTCACCGACTCGAATATCGTTGTACCCGGCACCACCATTCGCATTCCGCAGCACGAGCCCATCAACGTTTCGGTGCATCTGGAATCCTACGCGTGGAATTTTCCGTTTGCCGATGCCTTCGTCATTCTGAATTATACCATAAAAAATACCGGCGCCCGGCGCTTGAATCAGGTTTATGTGTCCTTGTGGGCGGATCTCGTGATTCGCAACATCAACATTACGCCGCCGCGCGTGGGTTCGCCGTTTTATCAGCATCGCAGCGGTGATTATGTTGATTCGCTGCGCATGGCTTATGCATATGACTATGACGGCGATCCCGGTTTCACTGACAACGGCCTTTATGTTGCGCTCAAGCATCTCGGCGCCACGCCGCAGGCGAATGATCAGGCTTATCGCGTCGCTTCGAGCTTCAATTCCTGGCTGTTTCGCGATACCAGCGATCCGGTGTTGTTCTCCCCGCAAACCGACATCGAGAGTTATCAAAAGCAGGCCGAACCGATGGATCGTTTTCTGATTGATCGCGTGATCAAAGGCCGCGTGGGAAATTTCATGACGCTGCTCACCACCGGGCCGTTTCAGAGCCTCGATCCCGATTCTTCCATCAATGTCGTGTTTGCGGTAATTTGCGCGGGCAAATTTGGCAGCGACGATAATCGCCTGGATACCGAACAAAGCCGGCAAAATCTCTACACCAATGCGTTCTGGGCGCAAACCGCTTATGACGGCGAAGATCGCAACGCCAATAATCAGCTCGATCCGGGTGAGGATGTCGATCGCGACGGCCGGCTCGATCGCTACGTGTTGCCCACCCCGCCTTCGCCGCCGCGCGTGAAGGTGATCCCCACTGATCGCCAGGTGACGATTTATTGGGATCGTTCCGCGGAGGAATCCGTGGATTTTATCAGCGGCAAAAAAGATTTCGAGGGCTATCGCCTCTACCGCACACAGCTCGGCGAAGATTTGCCCGGGCACGATTTGTTTTCCAGCTTCACGCTGATTGCGGAGTTCGATTCGGTGAATGGTATCGGCTATGACACAGATTTCAAATTTGTGCGGCTTGCGCAACCGGTGACATTCGGCGAGACCGCCCTCAATCCCAATACCGGCCAAACCGAAACGATTTATTATCATTATAAATTTGTGAATGAGAACTTGTTGAACGGTTGGCAATATGCGTTTGCCGTCACCGCCTTCGACGGCGGCGATCCCGAAATCAGACTGGCAAGTTTGGAGAGCAGCCGGCTAAGCAACGTCGTGCGCGTGTTTCCCGGCTCGCCCACGCCGGAAGAGCAGCGCGCCAACGGCGGTGTGACGGAAGCAAGCGTCGGGGTTTATCCCAATCCTTACCGCGTCAAAGCGGCGTGGGATGGCAATCTCGAGCGCGATCGCAAAATCTATTTCTACAATTTGCCGGCGCGTTCGCAAGTCAGCATTTACACGCTCGCCGGCGATCTGGTGGATTCATTTGAGCATCAAGCCACGAATTATACCGGCGATGATTTACAGTGGTTCGAAAAGTTTTCCCGCGGCGACCGCGTTTTCGCGGGCGGCGAGCATGCCTGGGATTTGGTCACGCGGGATGATCAAGCTTTGGCTTCGGGTTTGTATTATTATGTCGTCAAGAACCTGGCGAACGGAAATGTGCAGCGGGGGAAGTTTTTGGTGATTAAGTGATGCGATGAGGAGGGTGTTTGTGGGCGTACGAGAGCTGTTACCATAAACCGGACAAGCGGGAACCAAGAAGAGAAACCATCTCGCAACGTCGCAAAGACGCAGAGAAACAGCGACGAAAAACCTTGCATACCTTTTGCGACTCTGCGTCGTTGCGTAAGGTTTTTGCTGCACAATTTTGATTCGCAATGAAATTAGTTTGCAGGAGTATTTTCATGAAATGACATCTCGAAGGGCTCGCGCGAAGTTGTGGGCATAATACCGAGTACTTCACAGGATCCCTTCTGGATGACAGAACTGAAATAACTATTCAAGTCAACATTGTACCAGCCACATTAGCGTCAATCGTTCGTTTTCCATATTTTCCAACCCTTACACGCGAAGGAGAGACTCATGAGAAAAGCGTTATCGTTTGGCTTTGCTGTTTTTCTGATATTCTTGGCGGCGTTTTCGGCATTCGGCCAGGCGCCCTCACATTTGATCATCACCGAATTTGTGATCAGCCCGACCGCCGGAGAGTTTGTGGAGATCTACAATCCCACTTCAGAAACCATAAATCTCTCGAACTACTATCTCACCGACGCCACGTTTGCCGGCGGCGGCACCTACTATTACAACATCGTGACCGGCGCCAATGCCGGTGGCGGCGGCTTTGGCGATTTCAACGCCCGCTTTCCAGAGGGCGCGACGATCGCTCCCGGTGAACATCAAACCATCGCAATGGTCGGCAATGGCTTCTTCAATACCTATGGGGTTCAGCCGACCTATGAACTGTTTGAGGAGGGCCCTGCGGCGGACGATATTCCCGACATGCGCGAAGCCACGCCGGGCAGCATTGCCAATCAAGGCGGCCTGACGAATGACGGTGAAGTTATCGTCCTTTACTATTGGGATGGCGCCAGTGATCTGGTGCAGGATGTCGATTACGTTGTCTGGGGCGACAAAGCGGAAGCTGTCGACAAAACCGGCGTAAGCATCGACGGCCCGGATGCAGATAGCACGCCTTCCAGCTATCTGCCCGACACACCCATTGCGCAACAGTTTGTGGTCAACACTGAAAATGACGCGGATCCCAATCCGCACAACGACGGCTCTTCCGCACAGCGCAAGCTGAACGTTGAGGATCTGGAGAATTGGACCGGCGGCAACGGCATTACCGGCCATAACGAAACCAGCGAGAACACTTCGTGGATGGGCGGCATCTGGAGCATCAACGCGCCGGCCACGCCGGGGGCGCGCGCGCTGGGCGACAGTTTGAACATCGCCGACATTCAATTCGTACGCGCGGATGCGATCGGCGCGACGAATGCGGACGATTCCCCGTTTGTGGGTGATACGATAACGGTTACCGGAATCATGATGCAAGGCGCGCGTGAAATTTTCGTGGGGGCGCGTTGGGGCGGCTTTGTTCAAGACGAGAGAGGCGGGCCCTGGAGCGGATTTTTCGTGATTCAAAATGACAGCAATGTTGCCGGCACACTTTTCAGTTCGGCACAAGCGGGCGACAAAATCAAGATCACCGGCGTGCTTTCGGAATTTCCGACGTCCGCAGGCTCGCAAAGTATTACCCAACTCGCGCTTCTTACCAATCCGGTGACACAAGTTGATTTTTTGGATTTCGGCTTGCCTTTGCCGGCGCCGATTGTGCTCAAGCCCGGTGATTTGGGCGCAAGCGCCGGAACGACCAACACGCAACTGGCCGAGCGCTGGGAAAGCACGCTGGTGCGTTTTGAAAACCTGACCGTCACGGCAAACGGCCTGGCCGGCAATATCATGACTGCCGGTGATGCCACGGGCAGCATCAGTCTCGATGATTATTTTGACGCCGTTTTCGATGTCGTCAGCGCCAATGGCGGCGTTTGGCCGGGCTTCCCGGCGGGCACGAGAATCAATGTTACAGGCTTCATTCGCGGCGGAACAACACAAGGCACAACCACGATCAATCCGCGCAGCCTGGCAGATATCGAGGTGGCTTCTTCACCGCCGGTGATCACCAATATTGCCCGCAATCCTGTTGTTGCAACCTCTACCGCTGCTGTAACCGTCTCGGCGAATATTGTTGATACGCAAACCTCCGTTGCAAGCGCGGAAATAAATTATCGCATCAATGGCGGCGCTTTTCAAACCCAGACGATGACGGCCGGCGGCGCCAATCAATTCTCCGGCAACATTCCTGCACAAGCAGATGGCGCATTTGTCGAATATTTTCTGGCGGCCGCGGATACCGATGGCGACCGCACCACGATTCCGGCAGATACTTCTGTTTCAAAATTCTTCTACTTTGTGCGCGACGCCGGTTTGAAAGTTTTTGATCTGCAATACACGCCATTTGCCGATGGTAACTCGGGCTATACGAATTTGACCGTGACGGTGCAGGGCATCGTGACAACAGACACCACGGATTTTTCGTTTTATTGGATTCAGGACGGCACCGATCCCTGGAGCGGTATTTGGGTCAATGATAACACCACCAATGTCAAAGCCGGTGATCTCGTCTCCGTCACCGGACGTGTGGAAGAAAACTTCGAAGTCACGCGCATCACGGCGCCGAGCAACGTCACGATTCTCAGCCGCGGCAATCCGCTGCCCGCGCCGGTGCAGGTTCGCACGGGCGATCTGCGTACTGGCGCCGCAACGGCCGAACAGTGGGAAAGCGTTTTGGTCCAGGTGCGGAACGCAGTCGTCTCCAATCCCTTCCCGGACGGCGCCAGCAACTTCGGCGAATTTTCCATCAATGATGGCAGCGGCGAAGTACGCGTCGATGATTTGGGAGATTTTGACGGCAATCTTGACTCCATTTATGTGCAAGGCGACAGCATTCGTTCGTTGATCGGCGTGCATTATTATTCCTTCAACAACTACAAGCTTCTGCCGCGCAACAACAACGATGTCGTGCGCGCGCCCACCTCGGTTGCCGATCGCAACGAGGCGCCGTTGACGTATGCTCTTGAGCAAAACTATCCCAATCCCTTCAATCCCGAAACCACCATCAAGTATCAACTGCCGCAAGGCGGCAAGATATCGCTGGTGATCTACAACATGCTCGGGCAAAAGGTGAGAACCCTGGTTGATGCCGTCAAACCCGCGGGTGTGCATACCATAAACTGGGACGGCAGAAATGAACGCGGCCTGGCCGTGCCGACCGGCGTGTATTTCTACAAAATGACGTCAAAGAGTTTTGAAAAAGTGAACAAGATGTTGCTTATCAAATAAGGTCATTTGACCTGATATGGAAATAGGTCAAAACCACTGACCGGTCACTACAATAAAATCGCTTTGCGGTAGATTGTGCAAAAGTGACCGGTCAGTTGACCTGATAGGAAATAGGGTAACTATTTTAAGCAAGCACTTCCGCCTGCGATTGAAATCGCAGGCTAAGAGGCGTAAGTCATCTGAAGACGACTGTCACCCGATGGGTGGGAGTCGCATTTATGCGACTTACACATTTTAGCCTGTGGATTCATCCACCAGCGGGTGTTGGCC
This portion of the Cytophagia bacterium CHB2 genome encodes:
- a CDS encoding HAMP domain-containing protein, producing MQIFLLWLAIILFLLACYLAYLWWHPTRRSRFQVRLTALFLLFAIVPSVPLLFVASTLTTSTIDMLLVPEMEGTMLNAVQAMKQQFENHAESFVRAVQGDSVTPALLRKWEFDYFLVWRKEQEAVQLVQAVARDEEARQLGLSFGDERLAEAWGQRDSELETISQGNGESRSHCRVWLPQGPDEMVLVGYAVSPEIIATKDRLAQAMRVYNSLSLIKERALQDELIWGGAAAAILVLCLLSVVSARLLSQRISQPIEQLTRASLQVAGGNLEVQAEATAKDEIRQLVDSFNHMIGELRTSREKLVITERLAAWREVARQVAHEIKNPLTPIQLGLYRVRQRLDESVASQSAVQESFQSIEEELASLRHLAEEFSDFARLPKAELKPGDLNEVVQLTARLFQGVGGEIQIKTDLAPDVSRRPFDREQIKRLLNNLIKNALEASLTPSSTITISTRREGEKVRLTIADQGPGLSPEMLEKIFEPNFSTKRGGAGLGLTMVKRIVEEHGGTIAVESAAGKGTAFNILI
- a CDS encoding PAS domain S-box protein; this encodes MNARTILLTLFFLLCRLPSPSLAQTFQIRHYGTAQGLPQSEIIDVYQDRQGYLWFGTYENGAARYDGRQMKRFSVTEGLGHASIRDILQDRFENIWIATENGLACITPEETVFNFNVPDGLPSNEIFSLAEDGAGNLWIGTGAGLCRSAVQQTNSSKPELVLTVFDNTRNSKIIRAIAVSREQQILAGTDDGLYRVHGDSLTVPTEFEKLQNHFIRRLFYAQNGVLWIGAAEGLYRLADNQVVLFSQRLGMTDENIYALAEDQSSNLWIGTRSGLLKYDGQSLTTFDTRDGLPSNFVRALCVDYENNIWIGTLGAGAAKIFGWHVQNYTRQQGLPANVVFSFLQDRAGRMWIGTSGGGLAIVQGNSVEVLNSDNALPDNFVHGLAQSAEGDIWVATNGGAARQRNGRWQHFTARDGLPSENLRSVYCAPNGEVWFGTFNSGAIVYRNERFAAMTTNDSLPHISVSQIYQDRQGRFWIATDGGIYMRDQNQQTHIFDQMDNLQSPAIYCIYEDQAGDMWFGTRFGGALRYAGDEFEVYDENDGLPSKTIYFIAEDQQQRMWLGTNDGVAYFDSPKFFYFDAASGLADNECNTRAVMRDREGWMWFGTIGGASRVNVAAVPFTAVHPRVDILALETKHESYRNFADLRLPASTANEINFKFGALSFINENANTNLVKLEGFDDEWKNLGAEHEIRYTNLAPKQYTLWVRGVNAYGQASSDTAKVSFEVLPAFYQTAWFYAGCALLLLGLGYGIFRLRMRQARARERELEKAVAEKTERLQETHSFLATVKESLPVGLLVLDAKGIIVDNNRAAQELFGFAASDLRGRELHSLLSSPLMKRDAVWETLAGQKAEIDLVGMHKDGHRFVCQIHSDHVSNGDGKLQFLILTCENIDERKQLEAKLIENEKQLAMVDLMAGMGDVLNNKLSGIQGYIDILKTELASLANQESARAIAWVQGSIHDMSKVIRQLIDCSAYLVKQAVVATDLRQELRRLEQHWNDKIKFRITPMPSPIPVEVISKFRNGLDEAVLNAIEAEATQINIEVETLPAVSRVRVLMTDNGRGISPENITKVFLPFFKTKSTPHSGLGLWKLYQVIKQCGGAAEVVALPNGGTQLRLTLPLHASGNGVSDKTLRMVEVS
- a CDS encoding DUF58 domain-containing protein encodes the protein MPTEPLHKKYLKATTISRLQNMSLRARLVVEGFITGLHRSPYHGFSVEFAEHRQYMPGDEIRHLDWKVYGKTDRFYVKQFEEETNLKCYIVLDQSASMGISQSAGVSKFQYASYLAAALSYLMIHQRDAVGLTLFNQRITDYLPPRSVMSYLTRLLSALENAQPGEHADWAASLHQMAEQIKRRGLVILLSDFLPRDLDIEPKQILTGLKHFRHRHHEVLVLQVLDRLDYRFDFREDAIFEDVESGLRMPTQPHHIRAAVQKEIDEYLAWFKRQCRENRIDYMLIDTAMTFDQGLMAYLLKRKHLG
- a CDS encoding MoxR family ATPase; this encodes MNRSSQDMTIIEEVKHAHHAIVDEISKVIVGQKEVINQLLIALLANGHCLLVGVPGLAKTLLISTLARVLELKFSRIQFTPDLMPSDITGTEIIEEDVSTGRKAFRFVRGPVFANIVLADEINRTPPKTQAALLQAMQEHEVSVAGQTHKLPEPFFVLATQNPIEQEGTYPLPEAQLDRFMFNLWVDYPSSEEEKLIVKNTTGGNIANLREILNAAKISELQRLVREVPVADNVVDYAVHLARQTRPNQNDVPKFIKDWISWGAGPRASQYLVLGAKTRAILDGRPTPDIEDIRAVAKPVLRHRLVTNFSAEAEGVTTVQIIDELIKNGR